The Bdellovibrionales bacterium genome includes a window with the following:
- a CDS encoding NUDIX hydrolase, which produces MNWKTLKSEQIFKSGLVTIDRDTCELPDGRIMPGYYTLRFPDWVNIVPITSQGEVILIQQYRHATGKVHLEAPGGAVNRGENPDVGALRELREETGYISDQLIKLAENHPNPALQDNIIHTYLALNCVDTGEQELDPYEDIQVVKLPLSQLEERVRSGEIDHTIVVASILHAMAYLRNTSAHAELLKK; this is translated from the coding sequence ATGAACTGGAAGACGTTGAAGAGTGAGCAGATTTTTAAGTCGGGGTTGGTGACGATTGATAGGGACACGTGTGAGTTGCCCGATGGACGAATTATGCCGGGGTATTACACCCTTCGATTTCCGGATTGGGTGAATATTGTGCCGATCACTTCTCAGGGAGAAGTGATTTTGATTCAGCAGTATCGTCACGCCACCGGAAAAGTTCATCTCGAAGCTCCAGGGGGCGCCGTGAACCGGGGAGAGAATCCAGATGTGGGGGCGCTTAGAGAGTTGCGGGAAGAGACCGGCTATATCTCTGATCAATTGATTAAACTTGCCGAGAATCATCCTAACCCGGCCCTCCAAGACAATATCATTCACACTTATCTCGCTCTCAACTGCGTCGACACCGGCGAGCAGGAACTCGATCCTTATGAAGATATTCAAGTGGTGAAGTTACCTCTCTCGCAGTTGGAAGAGAGAGTTCGTTCTGGTGAAATCGATCATACCATTGTGGTGGCGTCGATTCTCCACGCCATGGCTTACTTACGAAACACTTCGGCCCACGCCGAGCTTCTTAAAAAGTAA